The DNA region GTTGACAGGCGCAGGACCAGGTGGTTTTGGAGCATGCGCAATGTCACTGATCAGAACCGTACGAAGGTTGGAAACGGGTCGAGCCCGGAGACGCAGTTTTCCGCTGATTATGAATCAGCGGGCGCAGGGGAGTAGCTAACATGGCTGGTAGGCTTCATGAAGACCTGGCATAAGCCGCAAACCTTGACTAAGAGCCTACAGGTCCCGCGTTTGCAGctccggggctttctcccggtgacaggcaaAGGCTGACGGATGCCATCTTTGTAAAGCACAACGGACGGTTTCTGCAGCGCCATTGTGATGCACCGAGTGTCATAGCGCACGCGCGGCCATCTTTGTAAAGAGCCCATTAGTAGGCAGGGCTTCAGGGTCCCCGTGAAtgcggaactgaacacagccaacgtcaggggaggagagagaaggaaaccagtgaatgtagaactgaaatgTACTGCAACTTCTCTTCCAGTTAATTCACTGACACTTCTCTTCTACTTGCTTTTATattagtgcagaactgaaccctgccagagtcgacactttcaggggaggagagggaggggaaccagtgagtgtagaactgaacccagacagagtcagcaccttcaggggaggagagggaggggaaccagtgattgtagcactgaacccagctagagatgGTGCAAATGGAGGATAAACAGTATTGAGCCATGTGAtctgtttggatttcagcacagggagtagggagagtgtgtgggatgggattTACAGATTTAGAGAAACAAGAGAGGAAGGAATCATCCATAGAGATGAGAATtgcctgttctgaatttctgtcctgtacttgcagtgatGAGTTTTGTCATCTCCTTTTACAGCATATTAGAAAGGGagatttgcagatgggaaactcaaaccaaacatcatgtcaagatctgacagagtcaatcgattcatcaggacctgaatatcatcagcctttgaatgtggaaggagaattgtttgttctgcttgtgggaaaagatttcaaacatcagtgtgtctggaaaagcaccgagacacacacacccgagtgagagtgttctagtgcactgactgtgaaaagagctttaaccagttgcaCAGCCTGGAAAAACATCGCAcctttcacagcggggagaaactgtacatgtgttgtgtgtgtggacgaggcttcaactgatcgtccaacctggagagtcacaaggacacccgtaccatggagaaaccgtggaaatgtgaggattgtgggaaaggattcaattacccttctgagctggaaattcatcggtgcattcacactggggagtggccgttcacctgctctgagtgtgggaagggattcacttgttcatccaatctgctgatacacgagcgagttcacactggggagaggccattcacctgtgctgagtgtgggaagggattcacttgttcatccaatctgctgatacacgagcgagttcacactggggagaggccattcacctgtgctgagtgtgggaagggattcacttgttcatccaccctgctgacacaccagcgagttcacactggggagaggccgttcacctgctctgagtgtgggaagggattcactaaatcatccaatctgctgatacaccagcgagttcacactggggagaggccgttcacctgctccaactgtgcgaagggattcactc from Pristiophorus japonicus isolate sPriJap1 unplaced genomic scaffold, sPriJap1.hap1 HAP1_SCAFFOLD_834, whole genome shotgun sequence includes:
- the LOC139257416 gene encoding zinc finger protein 34-like, which encodes MEKPWKCEDCGKGFNYPSELEIHRCIHTGEWPFTCSECGKGFTCSSNLLIHERVHTGERPFTCAECGKGFTCSSNLLIHERVHTGERPFTCAECGKGFTCSSTLLTHQRVHTGERPFTCSECGKGFTKSSNLLIHQRVHTGERPFTCSNCAKGFTQLSHLLRHQRVHTGERPFTCFECGKGFISSSHLLNHQRVHTGERPFTCSECGKGFTRSSDLRKHQRMHTGERPFTCSVCEKGFTQSSHLLKHQRVHTGERPFTCSECGKRFDQSPKLMRHQQVHK